Proteins encoded together in one Pseudoxanthomonas sp. Root65 window:
- a CDS encoding Hsp20/alpha crystallin family protein produces MSIVQYNPWGNARGLQDEIKQVFDRFLGEADADQSNVVTSQWAPRVDIREDGDRFVILADIPGVDPKDIEIHMDKGILTLRGERAAEKKDEGTRFSRVERVYGTFYRRFSLPDSANPDGITASGRHGVLQIDIPKKPETTPRRIQVQ; encoded by the coding sequence CGTGGCCTGCAGGACGAGATCAAGCAGGTCTTCGACCGCTTCCTGGGCGAAGCCGACGCCGACCAGTCCAACGTGGTGACCAGCCAGTGGGCGCCGCGCGTGGACATCCGCGAAGACGGCGACCGCTTCGTGATCCTGGCCGACATTCCGGGCGTGGACCCCAAGGACATCGAGATCCACATGGACAAGGGCATCCTGACCCTGCGCGGCGAGCGTGCCGCGGAGAAGAAGGACGAAGGCACGCGCTTCTCCCGCGTCGAGCGCGTCTACGGCACGTTCTACCGCCGCTTCTCGCTGCCGGACAGCGCCAATCCCGACGGCATCACCGCCAGCGGCAGGCACGGCGTGCTGCAGATCGACATTCCCAAGAAGCCCGAAACCACGCCGCGGCGCATCCAGGTGCAGTGA